From Mycolicibacterium nivoides, a single genomic window includes:
- a CDS encoding TIGR02234 family membrane protein gives MTRAAQALFVVSAVVLWVASRMTWVQVSSFDGLGQPKTTTLTGASWSTALIPLALLVLAAAVAALAVHGWPLRLLALLIAVASAGMGYLAISLWVVKDVAVRAADLAVIPLAQLTGTSRSYGGAVLTLIAAVCALAGAVMLMRSANSAKRGIAGRYAAPAARREAVKGDDSGEPMSERMLWDALDEGQDPTGDGGDPDNKGR, from the coding sequence GTGACGCGGGCAGCGCAGGCGCTGTTCGTCGTCTCGGCCGTGGTGCTGTGGGTCGCGTCGCGGATGACCTGGGTCCAGGTGAGCTCGTTCGACGGGCTCGGCCAGCCCAAGACCACCACGCTGACGGGTGCGTCCTGGTCCACGGCGTTGATTCCGCTGGCGTTGCTGGTGCTGGCGGCAGCGGTGGCGGCACTGGCTGTGCACGGCTGGCCGCTGCGGTTGCTGGCCCTGCTGATCGCCGTGGCCAGTGCGGGCATGGGGTATCTCGCGATCAGCCTGTGGGTGGTCAAGGATGTCGCGGTCCGGGCCGCTGACCTGGCAGTCATTCCCCTCGCACAGTTGACCGGGACCAGTCGTTCCTACGGCGGCGCCGTGCTGACCCTGATCGCTGCGGTGTGTGCGCTCGCTGGTGCGGTGATGTTGATGCGGTCGGCCAACAGTGCCAAGCGCGGCATTGCGGGGCGCTACGCGGCACCCGCCGCCCGACGGGAGGCCGTCAAGGGTGACGACAGCGGGGAGCCGATGTCGGAGCGAATGCTCTGGGACGCGCTGGACGAGGGACAGGATCCGACCGGTGACGGCGGCGATCCGGACAATAAGGGCCGGTGA
- the trpC gene encoding indole-3-glycerol phosphate synthase TrpC, producing the protein MSSATVLDSIIEGVRADVAAREAVISLADIKARAQDAPPPLNVMAALKEPGIAVIAEVKRASPSRGELANIADPAQLARAYESGGARIISVLTEQRRFNGSLDDLDAVRAAVSIPVLRKDFIVKPYQIHEARAHGADLLLLIVAALEQSVLESLLERTESLGMTALVEVHTEEEADRALQAGAKVIGVNARDLKTLEVDRDCFARIAPGLPSNVIRVAESGVRGTADLLAYAGAGADAVLVGEGLVTSGDPRSAVADLVTAGTHPSCPKPAR; encoded by the coding sequence ATGAGTTCGGCCACAGTGCTCGACTCCATTATCGAAGGAGTCCGCGCCGACGTTGCCGCCCGCGAGGCCGTTATCAGCTTGGCTGATATCAAGGCGCGGGCCCAGGACGCACCTCCGCCGCTCAACGTGATGGCTGCGTTGAAGGAACCGGGAATTGCCGTGATCGCCGAGGTGAAGCGGGCGAGCCCGTCTCGGGGTGAGCTGGCCAATATCGCCGACCCGGCTCAGCTGGCGCGGGCTTACGAGTCCGGCGGCGCGCGGATCATCAGCGTGCTCACCGAGCAGCGCAGGTTCAACGGCTCACTCGACGACCTGGACGCGGTGCGGGCTGCGGTGTCGATTCCGGTGCTGCGCAAGGACTTTATCGTCAAGCCGTACCAGATCCATGAGGCTCGGGCGCATGGTGCCGACCTGTTGCTGCTGATCGTGGCGGCGCTCGAGCAGTCAGTCCTGGAATCACTGTTGGAGCGCACGGAATCCCTTGGGATGACGGCACTCGTGGAGGTGCACACCGAAGAGGAGGCCGACCGGGCGTTGCAGGCCGGGGCCAAGGTGATCGGTGTCAACGCTCGCGACCTCAAGACGCTGGAAGTCGACCGCGACTGCTTCGCGCGCATCGCTCCAGGGTTGCCCAGCAATGTCATCCGTGTCGCGGAGTCCGGAGTCCGCGGAACCGCTGACCTGCTGGCCTACGCCGGCGCGGGTGCCGATGCCGTGCTGGTCGGTGAGGGTCTGGTGACCAGCGGGGATCCCCGCAGCGCGGTCGCCGATCTGGTCACCGCCGGCACGCACCCCTCCTGCCCGAAACCGGCTCGCTGA
- a CDS encoding FadR/GntR family transcriptional regulator yields the protein MTSQVQRHPLAAQTAQLLLTRIRQGEWPLGHRLPGETTLAAQLGVGRSTLREAIRELSGKGVLESRQGAGVFVTALDAAEDWDTVLRRATIVSVIEARIAIEAEAAALAAARRTPADLRAIRRTLAARGVVGQSVPDHVDADMAFHRTVIAAAHNEVLIQLFDAFLPRLRLAMIDMLKIRPIASEPCDHDLHQQLADAIVARDPEAAAAASRTHLSSLKENFA from the coding sequence ATGACGTCCCAAGTTCAGCGTCACCCGCTGGCGGCCCAGACCGCCCAGCTTCTCCTGACGCGCATCCGTCAGGGTGAATGGCCGCTGGGCCATCGACTTCCCGGCGAGACCACACTGGCCGCGCAGCTCGGTGTCGGCCGCTCCACCCTGCGCGAAGCGATCCGCGAACTGTCCGGCAAGGGCGTGCTGGAGAGCCGCCAGGGCGCCGGGGTTTTCGTGACCGCACTCGACGCCGCCGAAGACTGGGACACCGTGCTGCGCCGCGCCACCATCGTGTCGGTGATCGAGGCACGTATCGCCATCGAAGCCGAGGCCGCCGCGCTGGCCGCCGCCCGGCGCACCCCCGCCGACCTGCGGGCGATCCGTCGGACCCTGGCCGCCCGTGGTGTGGTGGGACAGTCGGTACCCGATCACGTCGACGCGGACATGGCGTTCCACCGCACGGTGATCGCCGCGGCCCACAACGAGGTGCTGATCCAGTTGTTCGACGCGTTCCTCCCCCGGCTGCGGCTGGCGATGATCGACATGCTCAAGATCCGCCCGATCGCGTCCGAACCCTGCGATCACGACCTGCACCAGCAGTTGGCCGACGCGATCGTCGCCCGCGATCCCGAGGCCGCCGCAGCCGCCAGCAGAACCCATTTGAGCTCGTTGAAGGAGAATTTTGCATGA
- the hisI gene encoding phosphoribosyl-AMP cyclohydrolase produces the protein MALDPDIAKRLKRNADGLFSAVAQERGTGQVLMVAWMDDDALARTLETREATYFSRSRGEQWVKGLTSGHTQYVHSVRLDCDGDTVLLEVDQIGAACHTGAHTCFDADVLLSDG, from the coding sequence ATGGCTCTCGATCCCGATATCGCCAAGCGCCTCAAGCGCAACGCCGACGGGCTGTTCAGCGCCGTGGCACAGGAGCGGGGAACCGGTCAGGTGCTGATGGTCGCCTGGATGGACGACGACGCGCTGGCCCGCACTCTGGAAACCCGTGAAGCCACGTACTTTTCGCGCTCGCGCGGAGAGCAGTGGGTCAAGGGCCTGACGTCGGGGCACACGCAATACGTGCACTCGGTCCGCCTGGACTGCGACGGGGACACCGTGTTGCTGGAGGTCGACCAGATCGGCGCCGCCTGCCATACCGGGGCTCACACCTGCTTCGACGCGGACGTGCTGCTGTCCGACGGCTGA
- a CDS encoding N-6 DNA methylase, producing MTDTAATRKARGAFFTPPEITRYLTRWAIRSADDAVFEPAAGEAAFVVEAVTRLVELGTDRPRVDGVELHAASAATARKRVAAAGGAARIRTADFFTIEPRAEYTAVIGNPPYIRYQEFRGATRAQSRRAALKAGVTLSGLASSWAAFTVHAALFLRPGGRLALVLPAELLSVNYAAAVRKFLFDRFASVELVMFDEQVFPEAEADVVLLLADGYGGGPTSHAVIHRARNASSLTSELAQRRWSPRDPADKWVSGLIGNAPVDAIHGLHDAGHFSMLETWGDTTLGMVTGNNSFFALSPDRVRELGLRRTDLLPLSPPGSAHLRGLTLSAEQLAKLGEDGRSIHLFRPTGTPSATAQRYIDAGHAAGVHLAYKCRVRRPWYLVPLVNPADLLLTCMNADTPRLVTNRAKAHHLNSVHGVYLRDAVRTLGRDLLGLAALNSVTVLHAEIVGRSYGGGILKIEPREADRWLVPSPDLVAARADELRAVRRRIGSLLDRGRLLEATRIVDDALGLETRIALEPVRTARDSLATRRTVRSRRAR from the coding sequence GTGACCGACACCGCCGCGACCCGCAAAGCGCGCGGTGCGTTCTTCACCCCACCGGAGATCACGCGTTACCTGACCCGCTGGGCGATCCGATCCGCTGACGATGCGGTCTTCGAGCCCGCGGCCGGGGAGGCGGCTTTCGTGGTCGAGGCGGTTACCCGGCTGGTCGAATTGGGTACTGACCGGCCGAGGGTCGACGGGGTGGAACTTCACGCGGCGAGTGCGGCCACTGCCCGCAAGCGCGTCGCCGCCGCCGGCGGCGCGGCCCGCATCCGGACCGCCGACTTCTTCACTATTGAGCCGCGAGCCGAGTACACCGCGGTGATCGGTAACCCGCCCTACATCCGCTACCAGGAGTTCCGGGGTGCCACCCGGGCACAGTCGCGCCGGGCCGCGCTCAAGGCCGGGGTCACGCTGTCGGGGCTGGCATCGAGTTGGGCGGCGTTCACCGTGCACGCTGCGTTGTTCCTGCGGCCGGGGGGCCGCCTGGCGTTGGTACTGCCCGCCGAGCTGCTGAGCGTGAACTACGCGGCTGCGGTGAGGAAGTTCTTGTTCGACCGGTTCGCCAGCGTCGAGCTGGTGATGTTCGACGAGCAGGTGTTCCCCGAGGCGGAAGCGGACGTGGTGCTTCTGCTGGCCGACGGCTATGGGGGCGGCCCAACCAGTCACGCTGTCATCCACCGCGCCCGCAATGCGTCCTCACTGACATCTGAACTCGCGCAACGGCGTTGGTCGCCGCGCGATCCTGCGGACAAATGGGTCAGCGGCCTGATCGGTAACGCGCCGGTGGATGCGATCCACGGTCTGCATGACGCCGGGCACTTCTCCATGCTGGAGACCTGGGGTGACACCACGCTGGGCATGGTGACCGGCAACAACAGCTTTTTCGCGCTGTCCCCGGACCGTGTGCGTGAACTCGGGCTACGGCGCACCGACCTGTTGCCGTTGTCGCCGCCCGGGAGCGCCCACCTGCGCGGTCTGACCCTGTCCGCCGAGCAGTTGGCCAAGCTGGGGGAGGACGGGCGGTCGATCCACTTGTTCCGTCCGACCGGGACGCCATCGGCCACCGCCCAGCGCTACATCGACGCCGGTCACGCCGCCGGGGTGCATCTGGCCTACAAGTGCCGGGTGCGCCGGCCCTGGTACCTGGTGCCCCTGGTGAATCCGGCTGACCTGCTGCTGACCTGTATGAACGCCGACACACCCCGGTTGGTCACCAACCGGGCCAAGGCGCATCACCTCAACTCGGTGCACGGGGTGTACCTGCGCGACGCGGTGCGGACGCTGGGCCGCGACCTGCTCGGGCTGGCCGCGCTGAACTCGGTGACGGTGCTGCACGCCGAGATCGTCGGTCGCTCCTACGGCGGCGGCATCCTGAAGATCGAACCCCGCGAGGCAGACCGGTGGCTGGTCCCTTCACCGGATCTGGTGGCGGCCCGCGCCGACGAGCTGCGGGCGGTCCGCCGGCGGATCGGATCGCTGCTGGATCGGGGCCGGCTGCTCGAGGCGACCCGCATCGTCGATGATGCGTTGGGGCTGGAGACCAGAATCGCCCTGGAACCCGTTCGGACCGCGCGCGATTCATTGGCGACGCGCCGGACGGTAAGGTCTCGGCGTGCCCGCTGA
- a CDS encoding peroxiredoxin: MTQISTGDTVPEFELPDQTGTIRSLTSLLADGPVVLFFYPAAMTPGCTKEACHFRDLAAEFAAAGASRVGISTDPVAKQAKFADIQNFDYPLLSDADGKVATQFGVKRGLLGKLMPVKRTTFVIDTDRTVLGVISSEISMDTHADKALELLRAR, encoded by the coding sequence ATGACACAGATCAGCACGGGCGACACCGTTCCCGAGTTCGAACTGCCGGATCAGACCGGCACGATTCGCAGTCTGACGAGCTTGCTCGCCGACGGCCCGGTGGTGCTGTTCTTCTATCCGGCGGCGATGACCCCGGGATGCACCAAGGAGGCCTGTCACTTCCGGGATCTGGCAGCGGAGTTCGCCGCCGCCGGGGCGAGCCGGGTCGGTATCAGTACCGACCCGGTCGCCAAGCAGGCCAAGTTCGCCGACATCCAGAACTTCGACTACCCGCTGCTATCGGACGCCGACGGCAAGGTGGCCACCCAGTTCGGGGTCAAACGTGGCCTGCTCGGCAAGCTCATGCCGGTCAAGCGGACCACGTTCGTCATCGACACCGATCGCACCGTGCTCGGGGTGATCTCAAGCGAGATCAGCATGGACACCCATGCCGACAAGGCGCTGGAGCTGCTCAGGGCGCGTTGA
- a CDS encoding anthranilate synthase component I — MQTTATHAPGSSGAGSSLAVTTSREDFRALAAEHRVVPVTRKVLADSETPLSAYRKLAANRPGTFLLESAENGRSWSRWSFIGAGAPSALTVRDDEAVWLGTAPKDAPSGGEPLAALRATLEVLQTEAVPDLPPLSSGLVGYFAYDMVRRLERLPELAVDDLGLPDMVLLLATDIAAVDHHEGTITLIANAVNWNGTDERVDDAYDDAVARLDVMTAALGQPLPSTVATFSRPAPNHRAQRTVEEYTAIVEKLVGDIEAGEAFQVVPSQRFEMDTAADPIDVYRMLRVTNPSPYMYLLNVPDADGGLDFSVVGSSPEALVTVKDGRATTHPIAGTRWRGSTEEEDVLLEKELLADEKERAEHLMLVDLGRNDLGRVCRPGTVRVEDYSHIERYSHVMHLVSTVTGELAEGKTALDAVTACFPAGTLSGAPKVRAMELIEEVEKTRRGLYGGVLGYLDFAGNADFAIAIRTALMRDGTAYVQAGGGVVADSNGPYEYNESANKAKAVLNAIAAADTLAEP, encoded by the coding sequence GTGCAAACCACAGCCACCCACGCTCCGGGATCCTCGGGCGCCGGCTCATCGCTTGCGGTCACCACGTCGCGGGAGGATTTCCGGGCGCTGGCCGCCGAGCACCGAGTCGTCCCGGTGACCCGCAAGGTGCTGGCCGACAGCGAGACGCCGTTGTCGGCGTACCGCAAGCTCGCCGCCAACCGTCCGGGCACGTTCCTGCTGGAATCGGCCGAGAACGGTCGCTCGTGGTCGCGTTGGTCGTTCATCGGTGCCGGCGCCCCGTCGGCGCTGACGGTTCGCGACGACGAAGCGGTGTGGCTGGGGACGGCTCCCAAGGATGCGCCCAGCGGCGGTGAGCCGTTGGCCGCATTGCGGGCCACCCTTGAAGTGCTGCAGACCGAGGCGGTGCCGGACCTGCCACCCCTGTCGTCGGGGTTGGTGGGGTACTTCGCCTACGACATGGTGCGCCGCCTGGAACGGCTCCCGGAGCTGGCGGTCGATGATCTCGGCCTGCCCGACATGGTGCTGCTGCTGGCCACCGACATCGCCGCCGTCGACCACCACGAAGGCACCATCACCCTGATCGCCAACGCGGTGAACTGGAACGGCACCGACGAGCGCGTCGACGACGCCTACGACGACGCGGTCGCTCGGCTGGATGTGATGACCGCGGCCCTCGGCCAGCCGCTGCCGTCGACGGTCGCCACGTTCAGCCGGCCTGCCCCCAACCACCGCGCGCAGCGCACGGTGGAGGAGTACACGGCGATCGTGGAGAAGCTGGTCGGTGACATCGAGGCCGGCGAGGCCTTCCAGGTGGTGCCGTCGCAGCGGTTCGAGATGGACACCGCCGCCGACCCGATCGACGTCTACCGGATGCTGCGGGTGACCAACCCCAGCCCGTACATGTACCTGCTCAACGTCCCCGACGCCGATGGCGGGCTGGACTTCTCGGTGGTCGGCTCCAGCCCAGAGGCGCTGGTCACGGTGAAAGACGGCCGCGCCACCACCCACCCGATCGCGGGAACCCGGTGGCGTGGCAGTACCGAGGAAGAAGACGTGCTGCTGGAAAAGGAACTGCTGGCCGACGAGAAGGAACGCGCCGAGCACCTGATGCTGGTCGATCTCGGCCGCAACGACCTGGGGCGGGTGTGCCGCCCGGGCACCGTGCGGGTCGAGGACTACAGCCACATCGAGCGCTACAGCCACGTCATGCACCTGGTGTCCACCGTGACCGGCGAGCTGGCCGAGGGGAAGACCGCGCTGGACGCGGTGACGGCATGCTTCCCGGCGGGAACCCTGTCGGGGGCACCCAAGGTTCGGGCCATGGAGTTGATCGAGGAGGTCGAAAAGACCAGGCGGGGCCTTTACGGCGGGGTGCTGGGGTACCTCGACTTCGCTGGCAACGCCGACTTCGCGATCGCCATCCGTACCGCGCTGATGCGCGACGGCACGGCCTATGTGCAGGCCGGCGGGGGAGTCGTGGCCGATTCCAACGGTCCCTACGAGTACAACGAATCGGCAAACAAGGCCAAAGCCGTGCTCAACGCCATCGCCGCCGCCGACACATTGGCCGAGCCGTGA
- a CDS encoding 2-isopropylmalate synthase, with protein sequence MPSHRYASVYDRVEVPLVQRDWPTARINAAPLWVPVDLRDGNQALAEPMDPARKRRFFELLVAMGYKEIEVGYPSASQTDFDFVRLLAESDIAPPDVTIVVFVPARRDLIQRTVDSVRGIGNDVVIHMYTATAPTWRDTVLGKGRTELRDLILAGARDVLEFTEGMPNVRFEFSPEVFNLTEPDYVLELCDAVTGLWQATPDRPVILNLPATVEIATPNVYADQIEYMHRNVSRRDSVILSVHPHNDRGTGIACAELAVLAGAQRVEGCVFGNGERTGNVDIATLALNLHAQGVDPMIDFSDIDEIARTVSHCTRMPIHERHPYVGDMVHTAFSGTHQDAIKKGFAEHRLRATATGRPENEIDWRVPYLPIDPADIGRTYDAVIRVNSQSGKGGIAYLLATDYGLELPRRLQIDFARHVQAHTDESGAEVTAGELFDLFEATYLDTSGPVQLKDWRTGGDGAAAVTDLTLMFDGRTASSSHRGIGPVDALRAALEEIGRPVEVLSLTQQSIGSIAVSYLEYRSDGRTGWACGRSDSVLAASMAAVLRAVNAP encoded by the coding sequence ATGCCGTCACATCGCTACGCGTCTGTCTATGACCGCGTCGAAGTTCCTCTGGTGCAACGAGATTGGCCGACAGCCCGGATCAACGCCGCGCCGCTGTGGGTGCCGGTGGATCTGCGCGACGGCAACCAGGCACTGGCCGAGCCGATGGATCCGGCCCGCAAACGCCGCTTCTTCGAACTGCTGGTGGCCATGGGCTACAAGGAGATCGAGGTCGGTTATCCGTCGGCGTCGCAGACCGACTTCGACTTCGTCCGGCTGCTGGCGGAATCCGACATCGCCCCGCCGGACGTCACCATCGTGGTGTTCGTGCCGGCGCGCCGCGACCTGATCCAGCGAACCGTGGACTCGGTCCGCGGCATCGGCAACGACGTCGTCATCCACATGTACACCGCCACCGCGCCCACCTGGCGCGACACCGTGCTGGGCAAGGGTCGCACCGAACTGCGGGACCTGATCCTGGCGGGTGCGCGTGACGTTCTCGAATTCACCGAAGGCATGCCGAATGTGAGATTCGAATTCTCCCCGGAGGTGTTCAACCTCACCGAGCCGGACTACGTGCTCGAGTTGTGCGACGCGGTGACCGGGCTGTGGCAGGCCACCCCGGATCGGCCGGTCATCCTCAACCTGCCGGCCACCGTCGAGATCGCCACCCCGAACGTGTATGCCGACCAGATCGAGTACATGCACCGCAACGTGTCTCGTCGCGACAGTGTCATCTTGTCGGTGCATCCGCACAACGACCGGGGTACCGGTATCGCCTGCGCAGAGTTGGCGGTGCTGGCCGGTGCGCAGCGGGTGGAGGGTTGCGTATTCGGCAACGGTGAACGCACCGGCAATGTCGACATCGCCACCCTGGCGCTGAATCTGCATGCCCAGGGCGTGGATCCGATGATCGACTTCTCCGACATCGACGAGATCGCGCGGACGGTCAGCCATTGCACCCGCATGCCCATTCACGAACGCCATCCCTATGTGGGGGACATGGTGCACACGGCGTTCTCCGGAACACACCAGGATGCGATCAAGAAGGGCTTCGCCGAACATCGTCTCCGCGCCACGGCCACCGGTCGGCCCGAAAACGAAATCGATTGGCGGGTACCGTATCTGCCGATCGACCCGGCCGATATCGGCCGCACCTACGACGCGGTGATCCGGGTGAATTCCCAATCCGGCAAGGGTGGCATCGCCTACCTGCTGGCCACCGACTACGGGTTGGAACTGCCGCGCCGGTTGCAGATCGACTTCGCCCGCCACGTCCAGGCGCACACCGACGAAAGCGGTGCCGAGGTCACCGCCGGCGAACTCTTCGATCTGTTCGAGGCGACCTACCTCGACACGTCAGGTCCGGTGCAACTCAAGGACTGGCGCACCGGCGGCGACGGTGCGGCCGCGGTCACCGACCTCACCTTGATGTTCGACGGGCGCACCGCATCCAGCAGCCATCGCGGCATCGGACCGGTGGACGCGCTGCGGGCCGCGCTCGAGGAGATCGGCCGTCCGGTCGAGGTGCTGAGCCTGACCCAGCAATCGATCGGCAGCATCGCCGTCAGCTACCTGGAATACAGGTCGGACGGTCGCACCGGTTGGGCGTGCGGCCGCAGCGATTCGGTGCTCGCCGCGTCGATGGCGGCGGTGCTGCGGGCGGTCAACGCGCCCTGA
- a CDS encoding HNH endonuclease signature motif containing protein, with protein MFESDASWELVLCISDSVSEEAMLMASRMAIVGELLNRRIAEVEIEDDDPGHMLLTGFARTVAEVGAAMHLSPSAASQVVSQAESLTNRLPRVAHVLRRGEIDWESVAVIIAHTELVVTQSILARLDATLAERIAGWTSWSRKRVSNAVDALVRELDPDAIAERERAERGRYVRVTPAGDGTVRLAGVLTARAGAIFDQRVTEVANGVCAQDPRTLAQRRSDAVEALAEGLPLRCLCGRDECPQAQATEPSPVRVVLNVIAPQSALLGGRGPAYIAGHGVIDAEKLRELAQQATLRILQAPDVPTDDALRYHPSAALARWIRCRDITCRFPGCDRPAEQCDIDHTVPFDHRRPENGGLTVPWNLKCLCRQHHRLKTFHDGWRDQQLADGTVIWTAPTGRTYRTCPGATEVFAPEVRSRRCPHRAMPTSRAARVAQRRAKNKRLRPINAEARRVRAARAKEIRRRTERNRMRATLTLFKGTRPSTSPFCAWINDPYEPEDLPRDWQPPPPTDPGPDEPPF; from the coding sequence ATGTTCGAGTCCGACGCATCGTGGGAGCTGGTGCTCTGCATCAGCGACTCAGTGTCGGAAGAAGCCATGTTGATGGCATCGCGGATGGCGATCGTCGGTGAGCTGCTCAACCGGCGCATAGCTGAAGTCGAGATTGAGGATGACGATCCCGGGCACATGTTGCTGACCGGGTTTGCCCGCACCGTCGCCGAAGTCGGTGCGGCGATGCACCTGTCGCCGTCGGCGGCATCGCAGGTCGTGTCGCAGGCGGAATCACTGACGAACCGATTGCCACGGGTGGCGCACGTGTTGCGACGCGGCGAGATCGATTGGGAGTCGGTGGCGGTGATCATCGCTCACACCGAGTTGGTCGTCACCCAGTCGATCCTGGCTCGGTTGGATGCGACGTTGGCCGAGCGGATCGCCGGGTGGACGTCGTGGTCACGCAAGCGGGTGTCCAACGCCGTCGACGCTCTGGTGCGCGAACTTGATCCTGACGCGATCGCTGAGCGGGAGCGAGCCGAGCGTGGCCGGTATGTACGGGTGACGCCGGCGGGCGACGGTACGGTGCGGTTGGCGGGAGTGCTGACCGCGCGGGCTGGCGCGATTTTCGATCAGCGGGTCACCGAAGTTGCGAACGGGGTGTGTGCACAGGATCCCCGCACGCTTGCCCAGCGCCGGTCGGATGCGGTCGAGGCGCTGGCCGAAGGTCTGCCATTGCGGTGCCTTTGTGGTCGGGATGAGTGCCCGCAGGCCCAGGCGACTGAACCGAGCCCGGTGCGGGTCGTGCTCAATGTGATCGCCCCGCAATCGGCACTGCTCGGCGGGCGGGGGCCGGCCTACATAGCGGGACACGGTGTAATCGACGCGGAGAAATTGCGCGAGCTGGCGCAGCAGGCCACGCTGCGGATCCTGCAGGCCCCCGATGTGCCCACCGATGACGCATTGCGATACCACCCGTCAGCTGCGTTGGCGCGCTGGATCCGCTGCCGTGACATCACGTGCCGGTTTCCTGGATGCGACCGGCCCGCCGAGCAATGCGACATCGATCACACCGTCCCGTTCGATCATCGCCGCCCCGAGAACGGGGGTTTGACAGTGCCGTGGAATTTGAAATGTCTTTGCCGTCAACATCATCGCTTGAAAACTTTCCATGACGGATGGCGAGATCAACAGCTTGCCGACGGGACGGTGATCTGGACGGCGCCGACCGGACGGACCTACCGGACCTGCCCCGGCGCGACCGAAGTGTTTGCACCGGAGGTCCGGTCGCGGCGTTGCCCACATCGGGCCATGCCAACCTCCCGGGCGGCGCGGGTCGCGCAGCGCCGTGCCAAGAACAAGCGGCTACGGCCCATCAATGCTGAGGCCCGGCGCGTCAGGGCGGCTCGCGCCAAAGAAATCCGACGGCGCACCGAACGCAACCGGATGCGCGCCACCCTAACCCTCTTCAAAGGGACTCGCCCCAGCACCAGCCCGTTTTGCGCCTGGATCAACGATCCGTATGAACCCGAAGATCTTCCGCGCGACTGGCAACCCCCGCCGCCGACAGACCCAGGCCCTGACGAACCCCCGTTCTGA
- a CDS encoding ABC transporter ATP-binding protein produces MTPVLDIADVTFRRDGKQIIDGISLTVQSGEHWALLGPNGAGKSTLLGFCAAVTFPTSGTVHVLGGQMGRTDLAVLRRSIGHVNPRHRLQYPLTVREVVLTGITATIDIAAHWSPTAEQVRRAEELIDTVGLSARADAIWPTLSQGERGRTLIARALIADPRLLLLDEPTTGLDVAAREQLLETLDTLDDSHPDMASILVTHHLEELPTSTTHALLISQGRTVASGPAHDVVNTDHVSEAFAHPVVVGFQDGRWTARAKASSRVL; encoded by the coding sequence ATGACCCCGGTCCTCGACATCGCTGATGTGACCTTTCGCCGTGACGGCAAGCAGATCATCGATGGCATCTCACTGACCGTGCAGTCCGGTGAGCACTGGGCACTCTTGGGACCCAATGGCGCCGGCAAGAGCACACTGCTCGGTTTCTGTGCGGCCGTGACGTTTCCGACGTCGGGGACCGTGCACGTGCTCGGCGGCCAGATGGGCCGCACCGACCTGGCGGTGCTGCGCCGCTCCATCGGTCACGTCAATCCCCGGCATCGCCTGCAGTACCCGCTGACCGTGCGTGAGGTGGTGCTCACCGGCATCACCGCCACCATAGACATCGCAGCACACTGGAGCCCCACCGCCGAGCAGGTGCGCCGGGCCGAGGAGCTCATCGACACCGTGGGGCTGTCGGCCCGCGCCGACGCGATCTGGCCGACGTTGTCCCAGGGCGAGCGCGGTCGCACTTTGATCGCGCGAGCGCTGATCGCTGACCCGCGGCTGTTGCTGCTGGACGAACCGACCACCGGCCTGGACGTGGCAGCCCGCGAGCAGCTGTTGGAAACCCTTGACACCCTGGATGACTCACATCCCGACATGGCCTCGATCCTGGTCACCCACCACCTCGAGGAACTGCCCACCAGCACCACGCACGCCCTGCTGATCTCGCAGGGCCGCACTGTGGCCAGCGGCCCGGCCCACGACGTCGTCAACACCGATCACGTCAGCGAGGCCTTCGCCCATCCCGTGGTGGTCGGGTTCCAGGACGGCAGATGGACCGCGCGAGCCAAGGCCAGCTCGAGGGTGCTCTAG